The DNA region tcaaaccttgtcaaaaccttcatttttattcaatttttcacTTGAATAGTACAAAATGAGTTTAGGGCCTTACATTCTGCCCCAATGACCTTATGAAGCACCTCCTTGAGCCTATTTGCAAGCATCTCTGCCACTATTTTGTACATGCAACCAACTAGAGATATGAGCCTATAATCGTTTAAGCCCTGCAGAGAATCACATTTAGGGATCAAAGCAAACGACGAGTTGCTCCCATGCAGCCAGGCACTATTAGCATGAAATTCATTGAGTACCCTCTGAATATCTCCATGCATAAGGTGCCATAATTCCTTGATGAATTTGAAGTTAAATCCATCCGGGCCCAGACTCTTGTCTCCTTCACAATCCCATACTGCCGCCTTAATATCCCGAGGATCAAAAGCATCACACAAGAGGGCATTATCATCACAAGATATGCTGCTAAACGGGACACCATCAAGATTCAAACTCGGGCACTCTACTTCTTTGAAACGACTCTCAAAGAAGATCTTCACCTCCCTCCTTATGTTTTCCGGTTCCTCTTCCCATATACCATTCACTGAGAGGCCCACCAGATTGTTTGTTCGTCTTCGCCAATTCACGCAAGAGTGGAAGAACTTCGTGTTTCTATCCCCCTCCTTCAACCATCTAGAGCGAGCCTTCTGGCACATGATTGACTCATTCAACTTAGATACCTTGCAAAGGTCACCAAGAAGCTCCTTACTCCTCAAGGACTCCACCTCTGATAGTCCCACAACTTCATTCTTCTTATCTATGTTTTCCATCTCCTCAGTTATTAccttcttttgcttctttaaGTCACCAAACACTTCTTTATTCCAAGCCTGCAACCTTGTCTTTAGAATTTTCAGTTTCTCCTTGAACACGAATGCACCCTAACCTTGTACTTGTGTCTCCGCCCACACCTCCTCCACAAAGCCCTTAAGCCTTGCATCTAACAGCCAACAATTAAGGGTTCAAAATGGCTTTGGAGCCCAATCATGAACTGAACACCTCAACAAGAGGGACAATGGTCAGAGAGCTCCCTCTCCAAGACATATTGAGATCCATCCGGCCACCGAGCCAACCAATGATGCGAGCACAAATACCTATCAAGCCGGCTCATTGAATTGCCATTTGGCCTGAACCACGTGAACCGTTTCCCGATAATGGGAATGTCCACAAGCTCCATATGAAAGATAAACTGATTATAGTCCTCCATCTCCCTTCTTCCGTAGCTTGGG from Lotus japonicus ecotype B-129 chromosome 2, LjGifu_v1.2 includes:
- the LOC130735183 gene encoding uncharacterized protein LOC130735183 is translated as MANENAPCDLETKREVWRKLLVWKQFLPAASWCIGGDFNAVWSSAERRGDSISPSYGRREMEDYNQFIFHMELVDIPIIGKRFTWFRPNGNSMSRLDRLQAWNKEVFGDLKKQKKVITEEMENIDKKNEVVGLSEVESLRSKELLGDLCKVSKLNESIMCQKARSRWLKEGDRNTKFFHSCVNWRRRTNNLVGLSVNGIWEEEPENIRREVKIFFESRFKEVECPSLNLDGVPFSSISCDDNALLCDAFDPRDIKAAVWDCEGDKSLGPDGFNFKFIKELWHLMHGDIQRVLNEFHANSAWLHGSNSSFALIPKCDSLQGLNDYRLISLVGCMYKIVAEMLANRLKEVLHKVIGAECKALNSFCTIQVKN